Proteins encoded by one window of Mycolicibacterium cosmeticum:
- a CDS encoding cation transporter, whose amino-acid sequence MNIVLRVEGMSCGHCVSAITAAVQPLPGVASVAVDLAAGTVTVAGTPDPDTVAAAIEDCGYDVASAA is encoded by the coding sequence ATGAACATCGTTCTCCGTGTCGAGGGTATGAGTTGCGGCCACTGCGTCTCGGCGATCACCGCCGCGGTGCAGCCGCTGCCCGGCGTCGCCTCCGTCGCCGTCGACCTCGCGGCCGGCACCGTCACGGTGGCCGGCACCCCCGACCCCGACACCGTCGCCGCGGCCATCGAGGACTGCGGGTACGACGTCGCGAGTGCGGCATGA